A genomic region of bacterium contains the following coding sequences:
- the grpE gene encoding nucleotide exchange factor GrpE has translation MSDPKGPKVSMPEELKDALEGPDATESASGSDESPVSDPPLSDPPGPESPSASGGDDELAAAQKELQEFKDKYLRLAADFDNYKRRMLKERNDLHNYANEGLIKELLGTVDNLERAAEHGKKDDASSDNQSLMEGIELTYRSLKQLLDKSDVRVVDPCDEKFDPQVHEAMRQVPRDDRESGTVVEVYQKGYVLKDRLLRPALVAVSSRPEAGTSEESKPDPDGDAETA, from the coding sequence ATGTCGGACCCCAAAGGACCCAAAGTCAGCATGCCTGAAGAGCTCAAGGATGCTCTGGAAGGGCCGGATGCGACGGAGTCTGCCTCCGGTTCGGATGAATCCCCGGTTTCTGATCCTCCGCTCTCTGATCCCCCGGGTCCGGAGTCGCCTTCTGCGTCCGGCGGCGATGATGAACTCGCGGCGGCCCAGAAAGAACTCCAGGAATTCAAAGACAAGTACCTGCGTCTGGCCGCCGACTTCGACAATTACAAACGCCGTATGCTCAAAGAGCGCAACGACCTGCACAACTACGCCAATGAAGGTCTCATCAAGGAGCTTCTGGGCACGGTCGACAATCTCGAGCGAGCTGCGGAGCATGGGAAGAAGGACGACGCCTCCAGCGACAATCAGAGTCTGATGGAGGGAATCGAGTTGACGTACCGGTCGTTGAAGCAATTGCTCGACAAGTCCGATGTTCGCGTCGTTGATCCCTGCGATGAGAAGTTCGACCCACAGGTTCACGAGGCCATGCGCCAGGTGCCTCGCGATGACCGGGAGTCCGGAACCGTCGTGGAGGTCTATCAGAAGGGTTATGTGCTGAAGGATCGGCTGCTTCGTCCCGCGCTTGTCGCGGTCTCGAGTCGTCCGGAAGCAGGAACGTCAGAGGAGTCGAAACCCGACCCTGATGGCGACGCTGAAACTGCATAG
- a CDS encoding insulinase family protein, translating to MRTTLDNGLKVVLIEDHSAPVVALNVWVRVGSADEQASEAGMAHVFEHMLFKGTERRAVGEIASTVEAAGGNINAFTSFDMTVYHITMASRDSAVGIDVLADAVQHSTFDPEELTREELVVLEEINRSEDSPRRAHSRATFETTFTQHPYSLPVIGTAESVKSFTRDGLLDFFHKWYVPNNMAFVAVGDLDPDKVMEQIKSAFADAQPRAGLEHPRPPEPVQDSSRSKIVRSEFEQTLLGISYPATSFRDPETPFLDLLSMVLGGGDSSRLYRNVKDREGLVHGISAGAYTPLDPGLFMVDAVLEGDKIEPTLEAVAEEIERLRAFGPGEKELERARVNLLSGEVHEKETMQGQARKYGYFETLAGGIELEEEYLRAVRNATPEDLKRVAQKYLRADRASIVVLLAKDVRPDLTDNALFAALDVGLSAERSVTGGEQLAGGIHTFTLPNGLRVVVKPNTTIPLVSMRLSFLGGLLAESEETQGISSFLSDVLERGTEQRSAAQLAAEIEGIAGSIEGFSGRNSFGLTGEFLKESLDEGLDLFSDVLLHPAFDPEEIEKARVERLAALRRSEDNLSSKAFEIFQREIYPGHPYRFRAIGTEESLGKINRKALANYYETYARPSNGVLSVVGDVDPDAVVESLSQYLSDWTGDSVVSLPEREIPSPASEARETSLTKNKNQVHIVMGFQGLKLGDPDVPALEVLTQVLSGQGGRLFLELRDKQSLAYSVTAFAIEGLDPGIFGVYIASAPDKLDQSLAGLRSELDKLLNGPIEEEEIARARAYLIGSQAVSLQRYSSQASLLSLDTLYTLGADRHLDYAKHIDAVTLDDLKRVAKRLIQLDKPVIAIVR from the coding sequence GTGCGTACCACGCTCGACAACGGTCTCAAGGTTGTCCTGATCGAGGATCACTCCGCTCCGGTAGTGGCCTTGAACGTATGGGTCCGAGTCGGCAGTGCCGACGAACAGGCTTCGGAAGCCGGCATGGCGCACGTATTCGAGCACATGTTGTTCAAGGGAACGGAGCGGCGCGCAGTCGGTGAGATTGCAAGCACGGTCGAGGCGGCCGGTGGCAATATCAACGCCTTCACGTCCTTCGACATGACCGTCTATCACATCACGATGGCGAGCCGGGACTCCGCAGTCGGCATCGATGTCCTGGCCGACGCGGTACAACACTCGACCTTCGACCCCGAGGAACTCACGCGCGAGGAACTCGTGGTGCTCGAGGAGATCAACCGCAGCGAGGACTCCCCGCGCCGCGCGCACTCCAGAGCGACTTTCGAGACCACGTTCACCCAGCACCCCTACTCGCTTCCCGTGATCGGCACAGCCGAGAGCGTCAAGAGCTTTACACGCGACGGCCTGCTGGACTTCTTCCACAAATGGTATGTGCCCAATAACATGGCCTTCGTTGCCGTGGGGGATCTGGATCCGGACAAGGTCATGGAGCAGATCAAGAGCGCGTTTGCAGATGCGCAGCCACGTGCCGGTCTCGAACACCCCCGCCCGCCGGAACCCGTGCAAGACTCTTCGCGATCCAAGATCGTGCGCAGCGAATTCGAGCAGACACTGCTCGGCATCTCCTACCCGGCAACCAGCTTCCGCGATCCGGAAACGCCTTTCCTGGATCTTCTTTCGATGGTACTGGGAGGCGGCGATAGTTCGCGCCTGTATCGCAATGTGAAGGACCGCGAAGGCCTGGTGCACGGAATCAGCGCGGGCGCCTACACGCCGCTGGATCCGGGTCTGTTCATGGTCGACGCAGTTCTGGAGGGCGACAAGATCGAGCCGACCCTCGAAGCCGTCGCAGAAGAGATCGAACGTCTGCGCGCCTTCGGGCCCGGAGAAAAGGAACTCGAACGCGCCCGCGTCAACCTGCTGTCCGGCGAAGTCCACGAGAAGGAGACGATGCAGGGCCAGGCGCGCAAGTACGGTTACTTCGAAACTCTCGCCGGCGGGATCGAACTGGAGGAGGAGTATCTGCGAGCCGTTCGAAATGCCACTCCCGAAGACCTGAAACGAGTGGCGCAGAAATACCTGCGCGCCGATCGGGCCAGCATCGTGGTTCTTCTGGCCAAAGACGTTCGCCCCGACCTGACCGACAACGCGCTATTTGCAGCGCTGGATGTCGGCCTCAGCGCGGAACGCAGCGTCACCGGCGGCGAACAACTGGCGGGGGGTATCCACACATTCACTCTGCCCAATGGACTGCGCGTGGTCGTGAAACCGAACACCACCATCCCGCTGGTTTCGATGCGTCTGTCCTTCCTCGGAGGTCTTCTGGCCGAGTCCGAGGAAACCCAGGGAATCTCCTCCTTCCTGTCCGATGTACTGGAACGAGGAACGGAGCAGCGCAGCGCCGCCCAACTGGCAGCCGAAATCGAAGGCATCGCCGGATCCATTGAAGGATTCTCCGGGCGCAATAGTTTCGGGCTCACGGGGGAGTTCTTGAAGGAGTCGCTAGATGAGGGACTCGATCTCTTCTCCGACGTTCTCCTTCACCCCGCCTTCGATCCCGAGGAGATCGAAAAAGCTCGAGTCGAACGCCTGGCCGCCCTGCGCCGCAGTGAAGACAATCTGAGTTCGAAGGCCTTCGAGATTTTCCAGCGCGAGATCTATCCGGGACATCCGTATCGCTTCCGCGCGATCGGAACCGAGGAGTCGCTTGGCAAGATCAATCGCAAGGCGCTCGCGAACTACTATGAAACCTACGCCCGACCCAGCAACGGCGTGTTGTCCGTGGTCGGGGATGTCGATCCCGATGCCGTCGTCGAATCCCTATCGCAATACCTCTCCGATTGGACGGGTGATTCCGTAGTCTCGTTGCCCGAACGCGAGATTCCCAGTCCAGCGTCGGAAGCGCGCGAGACCTCGCTCACGAAGAACAAGAACCAGGTGCACATCGTGATGGGTTTTCAGGGCTTGAAGCTCGGTGACCCCGACGTGCCCGCCCTCGAAGTACTGACACAGGTGCTCTCGGGTCAGGGTGGACGCCTGTTCCTGGAACTTCGAGACAAACAAAGCCTGGCCTACTCCGTGACCGCCTTCGCGATCGAGGGCCTGGACCCGGGGATCTTCGGCGTGTACATCGCGAGCGCGCCCGACAAGCTCGACCAGTCCCTGGCGGGCTTGCGAAGCGAACTCGACAAGCTCCTCAATGGCCCGATCGAGGAAGAGGAAATCGCGCGGGCGCGCGCCTATCTGATTGGCTCCCAGGCCGTTTCGCTGCAGCGCTACTCGTCGCAAGCCAGCCTGCTCTCCCTCGACACCTTGTACACCCTGGGAGCAGATCGACATCTCGACTACGCGAAGCACATCGACGCCGTCACACTCGACGACCTGAAGCGGGTAGCGAAGCGACTGATCCAGCTCGACAAGCCGGTCATCGCCATCGTGCGCTGA
- a CDS encoding peptidylprolyl isomerase — protein sequence MGVIHVRDFGVIKLRFFPKIAPNHVSAFKKLSRQGFYDGVTFHRVLPGMFAQAGDPNTKDDDPGNDGFGGPGYFLRAEFNDTPHRRGILSMARKEGVDTAGSQFFIMVADHEDWKELFDGQFTVFGEVIEGIEVAVRISQVERDRKTNRPHTNVVMESIRIEGPNH from the coding sequence ATCGGCGTCATCCACGTGCGCGATTTCGGGGTGATCAAACTGCGCTTCTTCCCGAAGATCGCACCCAACCACGTGAGTGCCTTCAAGAAACTCTCCCGCCAGGGCTTCTATGACGGCGTGACATTCCACCGCGTACTGCCCGGCATGTTCGCGCAGGCCGGCGACCCGAACACGAAGGACGACGACCCGGGCAACGACGGTTTCGGTGGACCAGGTTACTTCCTGCGCGCCGAGTTCAACGACACCCCCCACCGGCGCGGAATCCTCTCCATGGCGCGCAAGGAAGGCGTCGACACCGCCGGTAGTCAGTTCTTCATCATGGTCGCCGACCACGAGGACTGGAAGGAACTCTTCGACGGCCAGTTCACGGTCTTCGGCGAGGTGATCGAGGGAATCGAAGTGGCCGTGCGCATCTCGCAGGTAGAGCGCGACCGCAAGACGAACCGCCCCCACACCAACGTCGTGATGGAATCCATCCGGATCGAGGGCCCGAACCACTGA
- the dnaK gene encoding molecular chaperone DnaK, whose protein sequence is MGKVVGIDLGTTNSCIAILERGEPTVIANSEGGRTTPSIVAFNEEGEKLVGQIAKRQAVTNPHSTVYAVKRLIGCSFADDDVQRFCNTAPFEICKADSGDAWVNIQDKRRSPEEISSVILAKMKETAQDYIAEEVTEAVITVPAYFNDAQRQATKDAGRIAGLDVLRIINEPTAAALAYGLDNEGEETIAVFDLGGGTFDLSIMRLGDSVFEVLSTHGDTYLGGEDFDEMIVTMLADRFLEANGIDLREDAMALQRLKEAGERAKQELSSAEETDINLPFVAADDSGPKHLAEIITRADLEELVAPLIDRLESPCKAALEDAGLSPDQVDRVILVGGMTRMPRVQKKVEEIFGKPPHRGVNPDEVVAVGAAIQGGVLKGEAEDVLLLDVIPLSLGVETMGGIMTPIIPRNTTVPTRKSEVFSTTEDNQNLVRIHVLQGERDLADDNKSLGRFELVGIPPAPRGVPQIEVIFDIDADGILNVSAKDLGTGREQQIRVAASGGLSQDLVDSLVDEASEHAESDAHRRTMVELRNSGDGLIYSVEQTLKEYVDQITDDEREEMKESLHRARLAQEGSDETQIRDAVEDLQQLAYRMTEVMYERLGSDDGAEDDDEILDE, encoded by the coding sequence ATGGGCAAAGTTGTTGGAATCGATCTAGGGACCACGAATAGCTGTATAGCGATCCTCGAACGCGGTGAGCCGACGGTGATCGCGAACAGTGAGGGAGGCCGAACGACGCCCTCCATCGTCGCCTTCAATGAAGAGGGCGAAAAGCTCGTCGGTCAGATCGCGAAACGACAGGCCGTGACGAATCCGCATAGCACCGTATACGCAGTCAAGCGCCTCATCGGTTGCAGCTTCGCGGACGATGACGTCCAGCGTTTTTGCAACACCGCTCCCTTCGAGATCTGCAAAGCCGATAGCGGCGATGCCTGGGTAAACATCCAGGACAAGCGGCGAAGTCCAGAGGAGATTTCCTCGGTCATCCTGGCCAAGATGAAGGAGACCGCGCAGGACTACATCGCCGAGGAGGTGACCGAGGCGGTCATCACGGTTCCCGCGTATTTCAACGACGCGCAGCGACAAGCCACCAAGGATGCCGGGCGCATCGCGGGGCTGGACGTCCTGCGAATCATCAATGAGCCCACAGCGGCGGCGCTGGCCTACGGCCTCGACAATGAAGGCGAGGAGACCATTGCCGTCTTCGACCTCGGCGGCGGCACTTTCGACCTCTCGATCATGCGCCTGGGCGATAGTGTTTTCGAGGTTCTCTCGACTCACGGTGATACCTATCTGGGGGGCGAGGACTTCGACGAGATGATCGTCACGATGCTCGCCGACCGTTTCCTGGAAGCCAACGGAATCGACCTGCGCGAAGATGCAATGGCGTTGCAACGCTTGAAGGAAGCGGGCGAGCGCGCCAAGCAGGAGCTTTCTTCGGCCGAGGAAACCGATATCAACCTGCCTTTCGTGGCTGCGGATGATTCGGGCCCGAAGCATCTGGCAGAGATCATCACCCGCGCAGATCTGGAAGAACTGGTCGCTCCGCTGATCGACCGGCTCGAGAGCCCGTGCAAGGCTGCGCTCGAAGACGCAGGCCTTTCGCCCGATCAGGTCGATCGCGTGATTCTCGTGGGCGGCATGACGCGCATGCCGCGTGTCCAGAAGAAGGTTGAAGAGATCTTCGGCAAGCCGCCGCATCGCGGTGTCAATCCCGACGAGGTCGTGGCGGTAGGCGCCGCGATTCAGGGTGGTGTGCTCAAGGGAGAAGCCGAGGACGTACTGCTTCTGGACGTGATTCCGCTCTCGCTCGGTGTGGAGACGATGGGTGGGATCATGACTCCGATCATCCCGCGAAATACCACGGTGCCCACGCGCAAGAGTGAAGTCTTCTCTACCACCGAAGACAATCAGAACCTGGTGCGCATTCACGTGCTGCAAGGCGAGCGCGATCTCGCGGATGACAACAAGAGCCTCGGCCGCTTCGAACTGGTCGGAATCCCCCCGGCTCCACGTGGCGTTCCCCAGATCGAAGTCATCTTCGACATCGACGCGGACGGCATACTGAACGTCTCCGCCAAAGATCTGGGTACCGGCCGTGAACAGCAGATTCGCGTGGCCGCATCTGGTGGCCTCAGCCAGGATCTGGTCGACAGTCTCGTGGACGAGGCTTCCGAGCATGCCGAATCAGATGCGCACCGACGCACGATGGTGGAGTTGCGCAATAGCGGCGACGGTCTGATCTATTCGGTCGAGCAGACGCTCAAGGAATATGTGGATCAAATCACCGATGACGAGCGCGAGGAGATGAAGGAGAGCCTCCATCGGGCTCGCCTGGCTCAGGAAGGCAGCGACGAGACCCAAATCCGCGATGCGGTCGAGGATCTCCAGCAGCTCGCCTATCGCATGACCGAGGTCATGTACGAGCGCCTCGGATCTGACGACGGCGCCGAGGATGACGACGAGATCCTCGACGAATAG
- a CDS encoding motility protein A (Homolog of MotA, appears to be involved in motility on surfaces and under different ionic conditions. With MotS (a MotB homolog) forms the ion channels that couple flagellar rotation to proton/sodium motive force across the membrane and forms the stator elements of the rotary flagellar machine.) — MDLGTIIGIVVGFALIIASIMLDGSLMAFVNAPGLTVVVGGTIAATLINQKMKYVIGAFGVFKHAIIDKAISIDELLETMQEMSQKARKDGMLGLEEIEVSDPFLARGTVMAIDGMEEEFIVSTMTRELGEMQKRHKRGQDIFKFMATTAPSMGMIGTLIGLVNMLQALEDPAAIGPAMAVALLTTFYGAVLAFLIFGPVAEKLAGRTKEELLRGNLAIAGIQAVVRGDNKNVLQARLDALLAPSERATEDG, encoded by the coding sequence TTGGATCTCGGAACTATCATCGGAATCGTCGTCGGCTTCGCGCTGATCATCGCCTCCATCATGCTCGATGGCTCATTGATGGCCTTCGTCAACGCTCCGGGACTGACCGTCGTTGTCGGTGGCACGATCGCCGCGACCTTGATCAACCAGAAGATGAAGTACGTGATCGGCGCATTCGGCGTCTTCAAGCACGCGATCATCGACAAGGCGATCTCGATCGATGAGCTGCTGGAGACGATGCAGGAGATGTCCCAGAAGGCGCGTAAGGACGGCATGTTGGGCCTCGAGGAAATCGAGGTCAGCGATCCCTTTCTGGCGCGAGGCACCGTAATGGCGATCGACGGCATGGAAGAGGAGTTCATCGTCTCGACCATGACCCGCGAACTCGGGGAAATGCAGAAGCGCCACAAGCGCGGTCAGGACATCTTCAAGTTCATGGCGACGACCGCGCCGTCCATGGGCATGATCGGAACGCTCATCGGACTCGTGAATATGTTGCAGGCGCTCGAGGACCCGGCCGCGATCGGCCCCGCCATGGCCGTCGCTCTGCTCACCACCTTCTACGGGGCGGTGCTCGCATTCCTCATCTTTGGACCCGTCGCAGAAAAGCTCGCCGGGCGCACGAAAGAGGAACTTCTGCGCGGGAATCTGGCGATTGCCGGAATCCAGGCGGTCGTGCGCGGCGACAACAAGAACGTATTGCAGGCGCGCCTCGACGCTCTTCTGGCGCCGAGCGAGCGGGCCACCGAAGACGGCTGA
- a CDS encoding flagellar motor protein MotB, giving the protein MAGEFVSEEESSAEGCPAWMATFGDMMSLLLCFFVLLLSFANTDAAKFKAMAGSMKEALGVLVPNPGNWDVRSNELIEISPSESKPKIAIEIPVPHDDAMDKDDSDGKGESAAVKKMVGRVDKLIDERSLRGIVEAVPGTSGVTIRVKGTLMFNPASDELRMGSIPILEEIAELVQAFDYNLAVNGHTDDVPIKTARYPSNWELSAARAVAGLRYLISTGKVDPARASASGFAHTRPIAKADTAQARALNRRLEFVFYRGEDPRAGATLNSTDRKLRGISDRAGGSLAP; this is encoded by the coding sequence GTGGCCGGTGAATTCGTCTCAGAGGAAGAATCATCCGCAGAGGGCTGTCCCGCCTGGATGGCGACTTTTGGCGACATGATGAGTCTTCTGCTCTGCTTCTTCGTTCTATTGCTCTCGTTTGCGAACACCGACGCAGCCAAGTTCAAGGCGATGGCGGGTTCGATGAAGGAAGCCCTGGGCGTGCTCGTGCCGAATCCCGGCAATTGGGATGTTCGGTCGAATGAGCTGATCGAGATCTCTCCGAGCGAATCCAAGCCCAAGATCGCCATCGAAATTCCGGTTCCCCACGACGATGCCATGGACAAGGATGATTCGGACGGCAAGGGCGAGAGTGCCGCGGTCAAGAAGATGGTAGGGCGGGTGGACAAGCTGATCGATGAACGCAGTCTGCGTGGAATCGTCGAAGCGGTGCCCGGAACCAGTGGCGTGACGATCCGGGTCAAGGGCACTCTCATGTTCAACCCCGCCTCCGATGAGCTGCGCATGGGTTCGATTCCGATTCTCGAAGAGATCGCGGAGCTCGTGCAGGCCTTTGACTACAATCTTGCCGTCAACGGGCACACCGACGACGTGCCAATCAAGACGGCCCGCTACCCTTCGAATTGGGAACTGTCTGCTGCGCGTGCGGTCGCCGGTCTTCGCTATCTGATATCGACGGGAAAGGTGGACCCCGCACGGGCAAGTGCGAGCGGCTTTGCCCATACGCGTCCGATCGCCAAAGCCGACACGGCCCAGGCTCGCGCGCTGAATCGTCGGCTCGAATTTGTCTTTTATCGCGGGGAAGACCCCAGAGCAGGTGCCACTTTGAACTCGACGGACCGGAAGCTTCGCGGAATTTCCGATCGGGCGGGGGGATCCCTGGCTCCATAG
- the ggt gene encoding gamma-glutamyltransferase, whose protein sequence is MNRTSFWSAFVASLLLVVVPQLTLAAAHQPVHGTHGMIVTSVEPAAAVGQEILLRGGNAIDAAVASGLAAGVAHQFSSGLGGGGFLVVHTAEGKDFAIDARETAPASASPAMYLDEIGVADPKASRYGARAVAIPGLVQGLEETHRRFGKLPWRDVVQPAIRMAREGFAIGPHHRRILKIVEKRLAGYPETARVQLIDGEVPALEAVLKQPDLAKTLQAIAERGSGAMTEGPIAEAIVAASEGVLTLEDLSGYQVVWREPIRGRYRGYEIVSMPPPSSGGVLLVEQLNALEDFDLKSLGHNSSDMIHLVSQAMKLAFADRAAHLGDSDFYPVPVQWLTSRAYGNILASRLRTPPFWKRLPWRWGKPHLLNVSGPTTPPDDSGTTHISVMDAQGNAVSLTQTVNTLFGSLITVPGTGIVLNNEMDDFSASPSGSNSWGAVGRTAANAIAVGKRPLSSMTPTIVLRDGQARMVVGSPMGTIIISAVLQTLINVIDFDMNAQAAVSAPRFHHQWRPDGIMLEPEHPRDVRDRLSEIGHQLIDRRFYLGASQLILRDAETGEFWGGADPRRDSAAAGL, encoded by the coding sequence ATGAATCGCACGTCGTTCTGGTCGGCTTTCGTGGCGAGCCTTTTGCTCGTCGTCGTTCCCCAACTGACCCTTGCCGCAGCCCACCAGCCCGTGCACGGGACGCACGGCATGATCGTGACTTCGGTCGAGCCCGCAGCAGCCGTGGGTCAAGAGATCCTCTTGCGCGGAGGCAATGCGATTGACGCCGCTGTCGCCAGTGGACTCGCCGCGGGCGTCGCGCATCAGTTCAGCTCCGGATTAGGTGGCGGTGGCTTTCTGGTCGTACACACCGCGGAAGGTAAGGATTTCGCCATCGACGCACGCGAGACCGCGCCGGCCAGCGCCAGCCCTGCGATGTATCTCGATGAAATAGGCGTGGCCGACCCGAAGGCGTCGCGTTACGGAGCTCGCGCCGTGGCCATTCCCGGTCTGGTCCAGGGACTGGAAGAGACGCATCGACGCTTCGGCAAGCTGCCGTGGCGCGATGTCGTGCAGCCTGCGATCCGCATGGCCCGCGAGGGATTCGCGATCGGACCTCATCACCGCCGGATCCTGAAGATCGTGGAAAAGCGACTGGCGGGGTATCCGGAGACCGCGCGTGTGCAGTTGATCGACGGGGAGGTCCCGGCGCTGGAGGCCGTTCTCAAACAGCCCGATCTCGCGAAAACACTGCAAGCAATCGCGGAACGCGGATCCGGGGCGATGACCGAAGGGCCGATTGCCGAGGCGATCGTCGCCGCGTCCGAAGGGGTGCTCACGCTGGAGGATCTTTCGGGGTATCAGGTGGTGTGGCGCGAGCCGATTCGCGGCCGCTATCGCGGTTACGAAATCGTATCGATGCCACCTCCGAGTTCCGGGGGTGTACTGCTCGTCGAGCAACTCAATGCGCTCGAGGACTTCGACCTGAAGTCGCTCGGTCACAACTCCAGCGACATGATCCACCTGGTTTCACAGGCGATGAAGCTGGCTTTCGCGGATCGAGCGGCGCATCTGGGGGATTCCGACTTCTATCCGGTTCCGGTGCAGTGGCTCACTTCTCGCGCGTACGGGAATATTCTCGCGAGTCGCCTGCGCACGCCACCTTTCTGGAAGCGCCTGCCGTGGAGATGGGGGAAGCCGCATCTGCTGAATGTAAGTGGGCCGACCACGCCGCCCGACGATTCCGGAACGACACATATTTCCGTCATGGATGCGCAGGGCAATGCGGTGTCGTTGACCCAGACGGTCAACACACTCTTCGGTTCCCTGATCACGGTTCCCGGAACCGGCATCGTGCTGAATAATGAGATGGATGACTTTTCGGCCTCGCCCAGTGGATCCAATTCCTGGGGCGCGGTCGGGCGGACGGCCGCGAATGCGATCGCGGTGGGCAAGCGTCCGCTCTCAAGCATGACGCCTACGATCGTACTGCGCGACGGTCAGGCGCGTATGGTCGTCGGCAGCCCGATGGGTACGATCATCATTTCCGCCGTGTTGCAGACGCTGATCAACGTGATCGACTTCGACATGAATGCCCAGGCTGCGGTTTCTGCGCCGCGTTTCCATCACCAGTGGCGACCCGATGGCATCATGCTCGAACCCGAACACCCGCGCGACGTGCGCGACCGCTTGAGCGAGATCGGCCATCAGTTGATCGATCGCCGTTTCTATCTGGGCGCTTCCCAGCTCATCTTGCGCGACGCCGAGACGGGCGAGTTCTGGGGTGGGGCCGACCCGCGCCGCGATAGCGCGGCCGCCGGCCTGTGA
- the hemW gene encoding radical SAM family heme chaperone HemW: MNDVTSAPGLGVYLHVPFCERVCPYCDFAVCGVWRLEEEREATYIAALLRELDLARAQLGDRLPDRPLDTLYFGGGTPSMLQPDSVARLIEAVRGVFPGDPDVTLELNPGAVERARIPGFRKAGVTRASLGVQSLSDVVLKRLGRAHTGADARAGLDACLSAGFASVSADLIYGAPAQSETSLKQDLDVLVESGVPHISAYALTLEPGTPFFRAAPQGKIKLPGEDEALRMGALVCDTLAAAGLERYEISNFARPGHRSRHNQRYWLREDVLGLGVSAGSLVGERRWSNLRDLAAWEQALARGRLPIAESEELNLEQQRREYLFLGFRRLDGIDRARFERIFGSPIEAHFAAEIAELQHLGLIAETSGHWRLTEKGLLFADEVLMRFV; this comes from the coding sequence GTGAACGACGTCACAAGCGCACCGGGTCTGGGGGTGTACCTCCACGTGCCGTTTTGCGAACGGGTCTGTCCGTATTGCGACTTTGCCGTCTGCGGTGTCTGGCGGCTGGAGGAGGAGCGCGAGGCGACGTATATCGCGGCGCTCCTGCGCGAACTCGATCTCGCACGGGCGCAACTCGGCGATCGTCTGCCGGATCGTCCACTCGATACGCTCTACTTCGGAGGTGGCACTCCTTCGATGCTCCAGCCGGATTCCGTCGCTCGGCTGATCGAGGCCGTGCGAGGAGTTTTTCCCGGGGATCCGGACGTGACCCTGGAGTTGAACCCGGGCGCGGTCGAGCGCGCCCGGATCCCGGGTTTCCGCAAAGCCGGGGTCACGCGTGCCTCACTCGGGGTCCAATCCCTGAGCGACGTCGTGCTCAAGAGGCTGGGTCGAGCCCACACTGGAGCGGATGCCCGAGCCGGACTCGACGCCTGCCTGAGCGCCGGTTTCGCCTCGGTATCGGCCGACCTGATCTACGGAGCGCCCGCTCAGAGCGAAACGAGCCTGAAGCAAGACCTGGATGTGCTGGTGGAATCCGGTGTTCCCCACATATCGGCCTACGCGTTGACGCTCGAACCCGGCACTCCGTTTTTCCGGGCTGCACCCCAGGGGAAGATCAAGCTACCCGGCGAAGACGAGGCCTTGCGCATGGGAGCGCTCGTATGCGACACGCTCGCCGCAGCCGGTCTCGAACGCTACGAGATTTCGAATTTCGCGCGCCCCGGCCATCGCTCGCGCCACAATCAGCGCTACTGGTTGCGCGAGGACGTGTTGGGTCTCGGAGTGTCTGCCGGGAGTCTGGTCGGCGAGCGCCGCTGGTCGAACCTGCGCGATCTGGCCGCGTGGGAGCAGGCGCTGGCGAGAGGGCGTCTACCGATCGCCGAGTCCGAGGAGTTGAACCTCGAGCAGCAGCGCCGCGAGTACCTTTTCCTCGGCTTTCGTCGCCTCGACGGCATCGATCGTGCGCGTTTCGAGCGGATCTTCGGATCCCCGATCGAAGCGCACTTCGCTGCAGAAATCGCCGAGCTTCAACACCTGGGTCTGATCGCGGAAACGAGTGGACATTGGCGCCTTACGGAGAAGGGCTTGTTGTTTGCCGACGAGGTCCTGATGCGTTTCGTCTGA